The following coding sequences lie in one Mycobacterium sp. Z3061 genomic window:
- a CDS encoding aromatic ring-hydroxylating dioxygenase subunit alpha, protein MRREDMLEAMRALLELDAAKSTTLGDDVVTLDAARFCDVDVLNRERETLFLKYPQVVAMSVDLAPGHYSTQSVAGIPVILTRDGDGGFHAFLNACRHRGTTVAQGCGKARRLTCPWHAWSYDLRGTLVGVAHAPTFGDIDKTINGLIELPSAERHGLLFVVPTPGEDIDVDTALAELGPELADLGFDSLHPVRQRTAEVDINWKLANDTGFELYHVAYLHKDSVGAANIGNTGLYRQYGFNHRMTALSPAARDMVNAPDDQWDPMDYLQFIYNIFPSTGLVVAGPMVALTRLDPGPTPNTSSFRFTSYSWTPIDNDDTRAGAEMLNEFLFNVVLNEDFPTAARTQVNLETGLLEQLLVGRNEPAIANAHASYDAVLNANNPLVTR, encoded by the coding sequence ATGCGACGTGAAGACATGCTGGAGGCGATGCGCGCGTTGCTCGAACTCGACGCCGCGAAATCCACCACACTCGGCGACGACGTGGTCACCCTCGATGCTGCGCGGTTCTGCGACGTCGACGTGCTGAACCGGGAACGTGAGACCCTGTTCCTGAAGTACCCGCAAGTGGTTGCGATGAGCGTGGATCTAGCGCCCGGGCACTACTCGACCCAATCCGTTGCCGGGATTCCGGTGATCCTGACCCGCGATGGTGACGGAGGCTTCCATGCCTTCCTCAATGCCTGCCGCCACCGAGGCACCACCGTCGCGCAGGGATGCGGCAAAGCGCGCCGACTGACCTGTCCCTGGCACGCATGGTCCTACGACCTGCGCGGCACCCTGGTCGGGGTCGCGCACGCGCCGACGTTCGGCGACATCGATAAAACTATCAACGGACTGATCGAGCTACCCTCAGCTGAGCGGCACGGCCTGCTCTTCGTGGTACCCACCCCAGGTGAGGACATCGACGTCGACACCGCCCTGGCCGAGCTGGGACCCGAGCTTGCAGATCTGGGCTTCGACTCTCTGCACCCCGTGCGGCAACGCACCGCCGAAGTCGACATCAACTGGAAGTTAGCCAACGACACCGGCTTTGAGCTCTACCATGTCGCCTACCTGCATAAGGATTCCGTGGGAGCAGCGAACATCGGCAACACCGGTCTATACCGACAGTACGGGTTCAACCACCGCATGACCGCGCTCTCGCCGGCCGCGCGCGACATGGTCAACGCCCCCGACGACCAGTGGGACCCGATGGACTACCTGCAGTTCATCTACAACATTTTCCCCAGCACGGGGCTCGTCGTAGCCGGCCCCATGGTCGCGCTGACACGGCTCGACCCCGGCCCCACCCCCAACACGTCGTCGTTTCGATTCACCAGCTACAGCTGGACACCGATCGACAACGACGACACCCGAGCCGGCGCCGAGATGCTCAACGAGTTCCTCTTCAACGTCGTACTCAACGAAGACTTCCCGACCGCTGCACGCACCCAAGTCAACCTCGAGACCGGCCTACTCGAACAGCTCCTCGTCGGACGCAACGAACCCGCGATCGCCAACGCACACGCCTCCTACGACGCCGTGCTCAACGCCAACAATCCGCTCGTTACCCGCTAG
- a CDS encoding NAD(P)/FAD-dependent oxidoreductase has protein sequence MVVSRATTTRTETAMADYDAIIIGAGHNGLTAANVLSKAGARVLVLERARFVGGMAATRQLFDGFKHSVGAWAVLVWSELMTERLELSKWDFELVEQWSSACTFGEPEDTPFVMYNDPERMAQHMLEDHSPDVAMRMGDFFAHLMKFEPYFDKARFDPNVNVFEVIAEQTDPQTRRDFAQMWFGSAMDTVRRFLPKGVGDPIQGSMAAMSIDGFDGGPWTPGSGTSMLYHYLVRSPGEASDRILMPRGGIGSLSSALQHRAESMGAEVRLNTAVKSIDLVDGTATGVTLRDGTRISADIVLSSLDPHTTFRELVGDEHLPDEYVRKLKEINYDLGYLQAHLTIEGEPEFVEWLQPYVHDQGHTVPTLAYLPSAEYVSDGWDEYRFNACPSKPICYLYLPSMVDHSLAPEGFHSATIYAPYFPYGLDPETHRTMKDAYTDACIASIDKYSPKFSERIIDRVTMSDRYFQSAFSAHNGDFTHGTLAPLQMWDNRMAPGEPKYATPVNNLFMCGQGTHAGPGVTGIPGWNGGTEAVEALNARHASAVL, from the coding sequence ATGGTGGTCTCGCGAGCGACCACGACAAGAACGGAAACCGCTATGGCTGACTATGACGCGATCATCATCGGCGCCGGGCACAACGGCTTGACGGCCGCCAACGTATTGAGCAAAGCCGGGGCGCGCGTCCTGGTTCTCGAGCGGGCACGGTTCGTCGGCGGGATGGCGGCGACGCGACAACTCTTCGACGGCTTCAAGCACAGCGTCGGCGCCTGGGCGGTACTGGTGTGGTCGGAACTAATGACCGAACGCCTCGAGCTGAGTAAGTGGGATTTTGAATTGGTCGAGCAGTGGTCGTCGGCATGCACGTTCGGCGAGCCTGAAGACACCCCCTTTGTGATGTACAACGACCCCGAGCGAATGGCACAGCACATGCTCGAGGACCACAGCCCCGACGTCGCCATGCGCATGGGCGACTTCTTCGCCCACCTGATGAAATTCGAGCCCTACTTCGATAAGGCCCGCTTCGATCCCAATGTGAACGTCTTCGAGGTCATCGCTGAACAGACCGATCCCCAGACCCGCCGGGACTTCGCGCAGATGTGGTTTGGCAGCGCCATGGACACCGTGCGTCGCTTCCTACCCAAAGGGGTCGGCGATCCGATCCAGGGATCGATGGCGGCGATGTCCATCGACGGCTTCGACGGTGGTCCCTGGACTCCGGGTTCGGGCACCTCGATGCTGTATCACTACCTGGTCCGCAGCCCGGGTGAGGCCAGCGACCGGATCCTCATGCCGCGCGGCGGTATTGGTTCACTGAGTTCTGCGCTGCAGCACCGCGCTGAATCGATGGGCGCCGAAGTACGCCTGAACACCGCGGTGAAGTCAATCGACTTGGTCGACGGCACGGCCACGGGTGTCACGCTGCGCGACGGTACCCGGATTTCGGCCGACATCGTGTTGTCGAGCCTTGACCCGCACACCACCTTCCGCGAGCTCGTCGGCGACGAACACCTTCCCGACGAGTATGTCCGCAAACTCAAAGAGATCAACTACGACCTGGGCTACCTGCAGGCGCACCTCACCATCGAGGGGGAGCCAGAATTCGTCGAGTGGCTACAGCCTTATGTTCATGACCAGGGACACACCGTACCGACCCTCGCGTATTTGCCGTCGGCGGAATACGTCTCCGACGGGTGGGATGAATATCGCTTCAACGCGTGTCCATCCAAACCCATCTGCTACCTGTACCTGCCCAGCATGGTGGATCATTCGCTGGCGCCGGAGGGATTCCACAGCGCGACGATCTACGCGCCCTACTTCCCCTACGGGCTGGACCCCGAGACGCACCGCACGATGAAAGACGCCTACACCGACGCGTGCATCGCCTCGATTGACAAGTACTCGCCGAAGTTCTCCGAACGGATCATCGACCGGGTGACCATGTCCGACAGGTACTTTCAGAGTGCCTTCAGCGCCCACAACGGAGACTTCACACACGGCACCCTGGCGCCGCTGCAGATGTGGGACAACCGGATGGCTCCAGGCGAACCCAAGTACGCCACCCCGGTGAACAACCTGTTCATGTGCGGACAAGGCACGCACGCTGGACCGGGGGTGACTGGCATCCCGGGCTGGAACGGCGGCACTGAGGCAGTCGAGGCGCTCAACGCCCGCCACGCCTCCGCGGTGCTCTGA
- the fdxA gene encoding ferredoxin: protein MTYVVVDACVDVKDKACIDECPVDCIYEGARMLYINPDECVDCAACEPVCPVDAIYFDENVPDELSHYTQYNRDFFDTLGSPGGATKLGVLDHDPEPIKSLSARQL from the coding sequence ATGACCTATGTCGTCGTCGACGCCTGTGTCGACGTCAAGGACAAAGCGTGCATCGACGAGTGCCCTGTCGACTGCATCTATGAGGGCGCCCGCATGCTCTACATCAACCCCGACGAATGCGTGGATTGCGCCGCCTGCGAGCCGGTCTGCCCCGTCGACGCGATCTACTTCGACGAGAACGTCCCCGACGAGCTGAGCCACTACACCCAGTACAATCGCGATTTCTTCGACACACTCGGCTCACCCGGCGGCGCAACGAAACTCGGTGTGCTCGACCACGATCCCGAGCCCATCAAGTCACTGTCTGCACGCCAACTCTGA